A portion of the Sabethes cyaneus chromosome 3, idSabCyanKW18_F2, whole genome shotgun sequence genome contains these proteins:
- the LOC128742496 gene encoding ras-related protein Rab-35-like — protein MARNPTPMFKLLILGDSGVGKSSLMLRFADNDFLPSFLTTVGVDLKIQNMMIDGTRVKVQIWDTAGQERFRTITNTYYRGAHGVIIVYDVTNGESFTNVKRWIHEIDSNCDAVCMVLVGNKNDQLGQKVVLTEDAKRFSDQMKIKLFETSAKENINIEEMFFDITKQVLMQKKRMLQGSTADAASVKLEEPKTRTKKNKCC, from the coding sequence ATGGCGCGCAACCCCACCCCCATGTTTAAGTTACTCATACTGGGGGACAGTGGCGTCGGAAAGTCTTCGCTGATGCTACGATTTGCCGACAACgattttttgccatctttcctcACAACGGTTGGAGTTGACctgaaaatacaaaatatgATGATCGACGGGACACGTGTAAAGGTGCAAATCTGGGATACGGCCGGACAGGAACGTTTTCGGACCATCACCAACACCTACTATAGGGGAGCTCACGGAGTGATTATCGTATACGATGTGACCAACGGAGAATCCTTTACGAACGTCAAGCGGTGGATACACGAAATCGACTCCAACTGTGATGCCGTCTGCATGGTACTGGTAGGCAACAAAAATGATCAACTAGGGCAAAAGGTAGTCCTAACTGAGGATGCTAAGCGATTTTCTGATCAAATGAAAATTAAGCTATTCGAGACATCTGCCAAAGAAAATATTAATATTGAAGAAATGTTTTTTGATATAACAAAACAAGTACTGATGCAGAAGAAGCGAATGTTACAGGGATCAACAGCAGATGCAGCTTCTGTTAAGCTGGAAGAACCTAAGACAAGGACGAAAAAGAATAAGTGTTGttaa